In the genome of Calditrichota bacterium, the window GTTGTCTTACGAATCGGAGATCAAATCCCTTGAAGTTTTAAGGGAAGCCGATCGTACGCATCCCGTGACAATTGTGCCGACATTTCTTGGGGCGCACGAAATGCCGGATGAGTACCGCCACAATCGGGAGGACTACATCCGCTTGCTGACGGATGTCCTGATTCCAGCCGTGGCCAAAAATCATCTGGCAAAATTCTGTGATGTTTATTGTGAACAGGGGGTTTATTCTCCGGCAGAAACACTGAAAATTTGTGTCGCTGCACGCGAAGCCGGGTTGGGGCTAAAAATTCATGCCGATCAATTTCATGCGATCGGCTGTACGGAACTGGCGGCTGAATTGGGCGCCCTGTCTGTGGATCATCTGGAACAAGTCACCCCAAATGGAGTTGAAAAACTACGGAAATTCGGGAGTGTGGCCACCCTGTTGCCGGGTTCCGTATTTTTTATTGGGTCTGCAACCTATCCTCCGGCCCGCCGGCTTATTGAGGCGGGGGTTCCGGTTGCGCTGGCAACGGACTTTAATCCGGGCAGCAGTATGACACAGTCCATGGCGCTGATGACAACGTTTGCCGGAATTTACATGAAAATGACGCCTGCCGAAGCACTTGTGGCGGCCACTATTCACGGGGCAAAGGCACTTCGGATGGAAAATGAAATCGGCAATCTTGCCGTCGGTTACAAAGCGGATATTGTTTTGTGGGATGCGGACGATTACCGAATGATTCCGTATTATTTTGGGGGGAATCTCGTTAGTACCGTAATTAAGTCAGGTCAAATTGTCTACGGCCGTTTGAAAAATTAGAGGACATTTATGAAACACGCAAAATATGGATTCATTTTGGGTCTGATCGGATTAATGGTGGTGGGATGTCAAAATCAGAAGAACCCGCTTTCAATTAGTGTGCTCCAGAGACAAAATCCGGGGGTGGAGAAAAGGGTTGTTATTCAGAAATTAGATCAGTTTCAAACCGAACCTGTGGACGTACAGATGGGCCGAAGCTCGGCTCTGTATATAGGTACGGCCGGGGGATATTCCTCATCGATTTTGCTCAAGTTCAGTTCGTTCGGAACCATTCCCGATACAGCTACAATCGACAAAGTGATTTTGCGGTTTAAACCCTTTGAGGTATTAAATCCTGCCAAAAAAACCTTCATGACGGTAAACGTGTACCCGGCTCAATCAGATTGGCAGGAGCGAGAGGTTAAACTCGGGGACTTGGCCACCGTTCCTCTTGGAACGCCTGTTATTTCCGCAGAATTAACCCCACAAACCGATGCGTATGATTCACTTTTGATCCCGCCGGATTTGGTCAAAGGATGGAAGGATTCCACTATTGAAAATAACGGACTTCTTCTCACATCGCCCACCGATGCATTTATTAAGGGCTTTTATGCCAGAGAAAGTACGAGTCCCCCGGTGTTGTTTGTGTTCTTTCAGAGGAACGGTTCTCCTGACAGCGCTTTCGTAACCTGCGAAAAAGATGTCTCACTTCCGAAGGATAACCAGGGAGATATTCTGGGCTTGCTGAAGAATCCTTTGATGATTGGTGATGGAATTGGCTTTGCAGCATCCCTGAAATTTACCCTTCC includes:
- a CDS encoding DNRLRE domain-containing protein, whose product is MKHAKYGFILGLIGLMVVGCQNQKNPLSISVLQRQNPGVEKRVVIQKLDQFQTEPVDVQMGRSSALYIGTAGGYSSSILLKFSSFGTIPDTATIDKVILRFKPFEVLNPAKKTFMTVNVYPAQSDWQEREVKLGDLATVPLGTPVISAELTPQTDAYDSLLIPPDLVKGWKDSTIENNGLLLTSPTDAFIKGFYARESTSPPVLFVFFQRNGSPDSAFVTCEKDVSLPKDNQGDILGLLKNPLMIGDGIGFAASLKFTLPDLPTDATIHRATLRLAIDTTASLLSANRSYSLTKAMMKDEGGVLQPDSTEIDSTSLSTSRDHLSVDVTNFVQKWVSGKHANNGLRLAPRYFGLDIFRAVFFTDKSDSVLKPTVLIYYSLPAQK
- a CDS encoding imidazolonepropionase, which encodes MPEATCIIENARQIIRFENAPKKSDGVMGWDFQVLKDSAIAIQEDRIAAVGNQADIREKWAGKGTKIIDAAGRIALPGFVDSHTHPVFMNTREREFEMRLQGRSYEDIAAAGGGIRASIQAVRKASKEDLLKKVLRRMDRFLELGTTTVEAKSGYGLSYESEIKSLEVLREADRTHPVTIVPTFLGAHEMPDEYRHNREDYIRLLTDVLIPAVAKNHLAKFCDVYCEQGVYSPAETLKICVAAREAGLGLKIHADQFHAIGCTELAAELGALSVDHLEQVTPNGVEKLRKFGSVATLLPGSVFFIGSATYPPARRLIEAGVPVALATDFNPGSSMTQSMALMTTFAGIYMKMTPAEALVAATIHGAKALRMENEIGNLAVGYKADIVLWDADDYRMIPYYFGGNLVSTVIKSGQIVYGRLKN